The genomic interval CCGCGTCGAAAACATCAGCACGTTGGCCGTCAGGAACTCGCGCGGCGTCACCATGTTCGGGATCGACGCGTTCTTTGCGGCTTCGAAGAACATCGTGAGCGAGGCCATCAGCGCGCTGCACGCGACGACCAGCCACGCCGATCCGATCAACCCGGCGAAGACATACGCTACCGCGACCACGGCCCGCATCAAGTCGGCAGCGATCATTATCCGCCTGCGCGACCCGCGATCGGCAATCACACCGGCGATTGGGGCGACAAGTAAGAACGGCAGCAGTCTCGCTACGAGCAGCGCGGTCGTCATGAGCGGCGAGCCCGACAGCATGCGCACCAATCCGAGTTCCGCTATGAACGAAAACCAGGTGCCAAGCTCGCTAATGACTTGCCCGGCCCACAGTCTTCGAAAGTTCTTGTTGCCCTTCAGCAGCTCGCAGTAACTAGCCGACTTCATGGTCTCCTCCAAGCTTCAGTTTAGAGTTCAAGCTTTAGCTTGCCCGACTTCGACCGGAGCAACCTAAAGGTTGAACTCTGAACTTCGATCACCTTCAAGGCGAAGCCGTTGTTGGCAGTGGCGGGCACTATTTGCGACCGCCTTGTTTATTCGATTGTTCCGAACGTGGTTGAAACCCGCTCCAAAACATCAAAAGCCGCCAGCATCAAGTTGACGCTGGCGGCTGTCGGGCTTGATGCTGATGAATTGCTAAGGTCCTGTGCGAGCGGTCGCGTCCATAACGAAGAACGGCGTGATGCCAACCGGGCACACCTGCTCGAGGTACGCGCTCCACTGCTTGGGTGCGCCGCCGATGACATCAACCGATAGTTTGTTGTGTTCGCTCTTCATCAAAATCTCTCCGCTTGACGTAGCAACTTACGCGCAGGCTCGACGTTGGTTTCAACTCTTCTAGCCGACGAGGCTCAACTAGCGGATGACTGAAGATAAACGACTCGCGTTTTTGTGTCAACAAGTTTCTTTGCGCAGGCATCCGTGCCTGCAAGGCCTCGGCGGAAGATCCCTCGTAGAGAAAGAGGCGAGTTGCGAAACATGCAGGCAGGGATGCCTGCGCTCCCAGGACTACTCATATCGAAGCGCTTCAACGGGGTCGAGACCTGAAGCTCGAACGGCCGGGTAAATCCCGAAGATCAAACCGACTGCCGCCGATACGCCGAACGACAGCCCGATCGAGGCGCCGGTCACAACGGTGCTCCACTCGGCATACAGGGCAACGACTCGCGACACTCCGAAGCCGAAGATTATTCCGGTGATGCCGCCCAGTAAGCTCAAGACCAGCGCTTCAACCAGGAACTGCTTCCAGATATCCCGGCGTCTGGCGCCGACTGCCCGGCGGACTCCTATCTCGCGAGTGCGCTCCAGAATGCTCGCAAGCATTATGTTCATTATGCCGATGCCGCCGACCAGCAGTGAGATTCCGGCTATGCAGCTCATAACGATGTCGAAAATGTGCCGCGTCTTCTGGTTCTGCTCGAACAACTCGCGCGGCACGATTATCGAGAAGTCCTCGGCTTTGCCGTGCAGGTTCGTAAGCACTTCGTTGATCAGCACCGCGCTCGGCTTCAAGGCCTCCGGACTCTTCATGCTGACGACAATCTCATCGAGCTCAGATTCCATTCGTTTGAGCTCAAACTTCTTGAGGGCCGTAGCCAGCGGGATGTAGATATCATTGCTGAAGTCCTGTATCTTGACGCCCTCGAACTCGTCTTTCGCGAGGTTGGTATCCTCGAACACGCCGATCACCGAGAACCACATCTTGTCGATCTTGATGGACTGGCCGATCGGAGAGAGATAGCCGAAGAGTTTTTGCTTGACGCGCGAGCCTATCACGCAGAACTGCTCGTAGTCCTTCTCATCCGGCTCGGCAAAAAAGCTTCCCTCGGCCAGCTTGTGCTTGGCGAGCCGGAAGTATGAAGGCGTCACTCCGATCACGAACGAATCGTCGCTCTTGCCCTTGAAAGAAAAGATCTGGAACGTCTTCACGCGCTTCTTTGCGGCATAGGCTTCGATGTCGGGTGTAACCGCGGAAATGGCCTCGATGTCGCGAGTCGACAAGCCCAGCGAGCTCTCGCGGACTTTCTTCAGATCTTCGTCCTTGAACTCTCGGTCCTTGGCTATGATGTTTCGCAATCCCATCGTGTCAATGATACGCAAGCTCTCCCTTTCGGCTCCCGCCCCGATCGACAGCATCGCTATCACCGCGCCTACGCCGAAGATCATCCCGAGCATCGTCAGAAACGAGCGAAGCTTGTGCGCTCGGAGATTCGCTACTGCGAGTTGGAGTTCGGTTGCGTAGTTCATAGCTTGTAGAGGTAGGGCAGACTTTAGTCTGTGTTTGGCGATTGCTCTAATAGCGGAGTTACCAAACACAGACTGAAGTCTGCGCTACTTCGATTTCGCGCTCTCGACATCCGGTTTCTTCTTAGAAAAGTCTTGCTTCAGATCGGGCGGATTGAGCGCCAAAAGCTGTCCCGCGTCGAGCCCCTCGGTAACGACCACCTGCGCGGAATCTCCCTGACCCAACGTCACAGGCAAAGCCTCGAACTCATTGAGTCCCTTCTGAACAAAAGCAACAAACCCTGAATCTCGCTTAACGGCCGCACTGCGGGGAATGACGATGACCGATTTGAGCTCGCCTACAAGGATGTGCGATTTCAGCTTGACCCCTGGCTTCATGAGCGCGGCGTTGGTCTTGTCGAGCGTGACTATGGTTTGGAAATACTTCACCGGGGATTCCCGGTCGATGGGTCGCGCGAGTTTGTCGATGCTCTTAACCTTGCCGGTGAACTCTTCACCCGGATAGGGGTCGAGGGTGACGGTGACCCTCTGGTCGGTCTTCAACTCACCCGCGTCTCTTTCAAGCACGAAGCATTTGGCTTCCATCTTGTCCGGGTTTACCAATCCCTAAATGCAGACAACCGCCACGCGTTCTGGCGCCCAAAGAGAAGCAGCAAACCCATTTTGAACCCGCCTTGACAAGCACATGGCCGTTTTCGTATCCTTTCCGTTCGTCTTCTTTACAGGAAATCTGGAGATTCGCACCATGGGCACATTCGTTCCGAGCGGCAAGAACCTCGAACAAACCCGCAAGTGGTTTGTCATCGACGCCGACGGCAAGACCGTTGGCCGGCTTGCGACCGCCGCCGCCATGCTGCTGATGGGAAAGAACAAGCCAATCTATACGCCGTTCATCGACGTTGGCGATCACGTAGTTGTCATCAACGCGGAGAAAGTAGTCTTCACCGGAAACAAGTTGAAGAACAAGCTCTATCGGCATCACACGGGCTGGCCCGGCGGGCTCAAGGAAGTTACCGCTGAGAAGATGATGCAGCGTCATCCCGAGCGAATACTCGAGTCGGCAATTCGCGGCATGCTGCCTAAGAATAAGCTCGGCCGCAAGATGGGTAAGAAGTTGAAGGTCTACGTTGGAGCGGACCACCCGCACAAAGCACAACGACCCGAGCCGCTCCCCTGATAAGCGATGATAAGCGTTGATGAGCGAGCAGCGTACGGTTGACTCCGGCACGCACCGATTTGGAGGAGATTTTTACAGTGGCAGAAACGATTCAGAATTACGGAACAGGCCGTCGCAAAAGCGCGACCGCAAGAGTTTTCCTCAGGCCGGGCACCGGAGAAATAACCGTCAACAAGCGGAAGTTCGAAGACTATTTTCAGAACGAGACGCACCGGATGGTCATTCGACAGCCGCTTCACCTGACCGACTCCCTTAACAAGTTCGACGTGTTGGTGAACGTCGACGGCGGTGGGGTCGCCGGACAAGCAGGCGCGGTGCGTCACGGGATCACCCGCGCACTGATGGAGCTGAACCCCGAGTTTCGACCCAGGCTGAAGAAGGCTGGCTTCGTCACCCGCGACCCGCGGGCTAAGGAGCGTAAGAAGTACGGTCAGAAGGGCGCGCGAGCGCGCTTCCAGTTCTCGAAGCGGTAACGCTTAGTGATGCGTGAAACGTGATGCGTGACGAGGAACGAAACCAAAAGGTCACGCATCACGTTTCACGCATTACTCAATTCCATTGCCGGTCCTTGCGATTGGTTGTTTCAACAAGGACGATTTGTACGCGGGCCGGTGAGTACATAAACCAATTCAGCGTGTAGGAGGATCGATTGGTCACAGTCACAATGAAGGAACTGCTTGAAGCTGGAGTCCATTTCGGACACCAGGTCAGGCGTTGGAACCCCAAGATGAAGGAATATATCTTTGGGGAGCGAAACGGAATCTACATCATTGATCTTCAGAAGACCCAGCGGCTCTTCAAGGAAGCAGTAAAGTTTGTAACTCAGAAAGGGATGGACGGGGC from Acidobacteriota bacterium carries:
- a CDS encoding ABC transporter permease, translated to MNYATELQLAVANLRAHKLRSFLTMLGMIFGVGAVIAMLSIGAGAERESLRIIDTMGLRNIIAKDREFKDEDLKKVRESSLGLSTRDIEAISAVTPDIEAYAAKKRVKTFQIFSFKGKSDDSFVIGVTPSYFRLAKHKLAEGSFFAEPDEKDYEQFCVIGSRVKQKLFGYLSPIGQSIKIDKMWFSVIGVFEDTNLAKDEFEGVKIQDFSNDIYIPLATALKKFELKRMESELDEIVVSMKSPEALKPSAVLINEVLTNLHGKAEDFSIIVPRELFEQNQKTRHIFDIVMSCIAGISLLVGGIGIMNIMLASILERTREIGVRRAVGARRRDIWKQFLVEALVLSLLGGITGIIFGFGVSRVVALYAEWSTVVTGASIGLSFGVSAAVGLIFGIYPAVRASGLDPVEALRYE
- a CDS encoding HlyD family efflux transporter periplasmic adaptor subunit, with the protein product MVNPDKMEAKCFVLERDAGELKTDQRVTVTLDPYPGEEFTGKVKSIDKLARPIDRESPVKYFQTIVTLDKTNAALMKPGVKLKSHILVGELKSVIVIPRSAAVKRDSGFVAFVQKGLNEFEALPVTLGQGDSAQVVVTEGLDAGQLLALNPPDLKQDFSKKKPDVESAKSK
- the rplM gene encoding 50S ribosomal protein L13 yields the protein MGTFVPSGKNLEQTRKWFVIDADGKTVGRLATAAAMLLMGKNKPIYTPFIDVGDHVVVINAEKVVFTGNKLKNKLYRHHTGWPGGLKEVTAEKMMQRHPERILESAIRGMLPKNKLGRKMGKKLKVYVGADHPHKAQRPEPLP
- the rpsI gene encoding 30S ribosomal protein S9, which encodes MAETIQNYGTGRRKSATARVFLRPGTGEITVNKRKFEDYFQNETHRMVIRQPLHLTDSLNKFDVLVNVDGGGVAGQAGAVRHGITRALMELNPEFRPRLKKAGFVTRDPRAKERKKYGQKGARARFQFSKR